The Frondihabitans australicus genome includes a region encoding these proteins:
- a CDS encoding FAD-dependent oxidoreductase: MRDVVVVGGGPVGVFLAALLAERGLDVSVWEKRRTPDSSSRAIGIHPPSLAAFTRIDAADEIVEAATLIRRGHARSRGRTLGTVSFDRVHDEFPFVASLPQHATQAVLESRLAELAPQALRRGVELTGLDDHEPDRVRLQGKSDSGPVFDVARLVVGADGARSAVRHLLGIPAELVAYPDPYAMGDFRDDTGDGDDAVVHLEPGGVVESFPLPGGMRRFVVRTGAGSGRPTAETVAALVQERTGHAPDPATSTMVSAFVARRRIAESTVRGRVVLIGDAAHEISPIGGQGMNLGWLDADALAPLLVAGATRDRLDALDFGEFERARRRAAWRAAKQAESNMAMGRPRSGLRMAARDVGFSVALAGPAAHALARAYTMVAL; the protein is encoded by the coding sequence ATGCGTGACGTGGTGGTCGTCGGTGGCGGACCCGTCGGAGTCTTCCTCGCCGCCCTCCTCGCCGAGCGCGGCCTCGACGTCTCCGTGTGGGAGAAGCGCCGCACGCCCGACTCTTCTTCTCGCGCCATCGGCATCCACCCGCCGTCGCTCGCGGCCTTCACCCGCATCGACGCCGCCGACGAGATCGTCGAAGCCGCAACTCTCATCCGACGCGGACACGCGCGCAGCCGGGGCCGCACCCTCGGCACCGTCTCGTTCGACCGCGTCCACGACGAGTTCCCGTTCGTCGCCTCCCTGCCGCAGCACGCGACCCAGGCCGTGCTGGAGAGCCGCCTCGCCGAGCTCGCGCCGCAGGCCCTCCGCCGCGGCGTCGAGCTCACCGGTCTCGACGATCACGAGCCCGACCGCGTGCGGCTGCAGGGGAAGTCGGATTCGGGCCCGGTCTTCGACGTCGCGCGGCTCGTCGTCGGCGCCGACGGCGCCCGGAGCGCAGTGCGGCACCTCCTCGGCATCCCGGCCGAGCTCGTCGCCTACCCCGACCCGTACGCGATGGGCGACTTCCGCGACGACACCGGCGACGGCGACGACGCCGTGGTCCACCTCGAGCCCGGAGGCGTCGTCGAGTCCTTTCCGCTGCCCGGAGGCATGCGGCGGTTCGTGGTCCGGACGGGCGCGGGGTCCGGGCGCCCCACGGCCGAGACGGTCGCGGCGCTCGTGCAGGAGCGGACGGGGCATGCGCCGGATCCTGCGACCAGCACGATGGTCAGCGCGTTCGTGGCCCGGCGACGGATCGCCGAGTCGACCGTGCGCGGCCGGGTGGTGCTGATCGGCGACGCCGCCCACGAGATCAGCCCGATCGGCGGGCAGGGCATGAACCTCGGCTGGCTCGACGCCGACGCTCTCGCGCCGCTGCTCGTCGCCGGGGCCACGCGCGACCGCCTCGACGCCCTCGACTTCGGCGAGTTCGAGCGGGCGCGCCGCAGGGCGGCATGGCGCGCTGCCAAGCAGGCGGAGTCGAACATGGCGATGGGGCGGCCCCGGTCGGGTCTTCGGATGGCGGCGCGCGACGTCGGGTTCAGCGTGGCGCTGGCGGGGCCGGCCGCTCATGCGCTCGCACGGGCGTACACGATGGTCGCGCTCTAG
- a CDS encoding UbiA family prenyltransferase, protein MLTRARDLALSSHPGPTLAVTILAALLAVSLGYPPARIAVIAVAVLLGQLSIGWSNDWVDARRDAASGRTDKPVADGRVSRVVVFRAAVSAFVVGMAVSIALGRAAAVCHFVLVASGWAYNLGLKRTAASVVPFVVAFGLQPDVVTLAAQDGTPAAWWATAVGAVFGVSIHFTNVLPDLADDDATGVRGLPHRLGARLSGLVAFGALVLASVLVLVGPLLTAGGAGVSLVAVIGLVVALAISAVGVRLVLTRPPDRTLFRLVILASLVIAVELVLSGTRLAG, encoded by the coding sequence ATGCTCACCCGAGCGAGGGATCTCGCGCTCTCGTCGCACCCCGGCCCGACCCTCGCCGTCACGATCCTCGCCGCGCTCCTGGCCGTGTCGCTCGGCTACCCGCCGGCCCGCATCGCCGTCATCGCCGTCGCCGTGCTGCTCGGGCAGCTGTCGATCGGCTGGTCGAACGACTGGGTCGACGCGCGCCGCGACGCGGCATCCGGGCGCACCGACAAGCCGGTCGCCGACGGCCGCGTGTCGCGGGTGGTCGTGTTCCGCGCCGCGGTGTCGGCGTTCGTGGTCGGCATGGCGGTCTCGATCGCACTCGGCCGCGCCGCCGCGGTCTGCCACTTCGTGCTCGTCGCCTCGGGGTGGGCGTACAACCTCGGCCTCAAGCGGACCGCCGCGTCGGTCGTGCCCTTCGTCGTCGCGTTCGGGCTCCAGCCGGACGTCGTCACCCTCGCCGCGCAGGACGGCACCCCCGCGGCCTGGTGGGCCACCGCGGTCGGCGCAGTGTTCGGCGTCTCGATCCACTTCACGAACGTGCTGCCCGACCTCGCCGACGACGACGCCACGGGCGTGCGCGGACTCCCCCACCGCCTCGGCGCGCGGCTGTCGGGGCTCGTCGCGTTCGGGGCGCTCGTGCTCGCCTCGGTGCTGGTGCTCGTCGGCCCGCTGCTCACCGCGGGCGGTGCGGGCGTCAGCCTCGTCGCGGTGATCGGCCTCGTCGTCGCCCTGGCGATCTCGGCGGTCGGCGTGCGGCTGGTGCTGACCCGCCCACCGGATCGCACGCTGTTCCGCCTCGTGATCCTGGCGTCGCTCGTGATCGCCGTCGAGCTGGTCCTCAGCGGCACGAGGCTGGCGGGCTGA
- a CDS encoding MaoC family dehydratase N-terminal domain-containing protein, which produces MSVNPDLAGRTFPPVAPYLVGREKIREFARATASTSPLSLDPEAARKAGYADVVAPPTFAIVVQESTLQQLLAEPDAGIDFSRVVHGDQRFTYTRPIVAGDELTATLTVAGVKSLGGHSMVTAESVMVDGAGAHVVTAVSTLVVRGDE; this is translated from the coding sequence GTGTCAGTGAACCCCGACCTCGCGGGGCGGACCTTCCCGCCCGTCGCCCCCTACCTCGTCGGCCGTGAGAAGATCCGCGAGTTCGCTCGCGCCACCGCGTCGACGAGCCCGCTCTCCCTCGACCCCGAGGCCGCCCGCAAAGCCGGCTACGCCGACGTCGTCGCGCCGCCGACGTTCGCGATCGTGGTGCAGGAGTCGACCCTCCAGCAGCTCCTCGCCGAGCCCGACGCCGGCATCGACTTCTCGCGCGTCGTCCACGGCGACCAGCGCTTCACCTACACGCGCCCGATCGTCGCCGGCGACGAGCTCACCGCGACGCTCACCGTCGCGGGCGTCAAGTCGCTCGGCGGCCACTCGATGGTCACCGCCGAGTCGGTCATGGTCGACGGCGCCGGAGCCCACGTGGTCACCGCCGTCTCGACCCTCGTCGTCCGGGGCGACGAATGA
- a CDS encoding MaoC/PaaZ C-terminal domain-containing protein yields MSAALEVGAVVAEKTLTLTRDSLVRYAGASGDFNPIHYRDDVATSVGLPGVLAHGMLTMGVAVQPVVDWLASESGPGVGGWVADYQVRFTRPVVVDPETGAELTISAKLGQVDEAAKTARVDLTVTFDGQTVLGKAQVRVAWA; encoded by the coding sequence ATGAGCGCCGCGCTCGAGGTCGGCGCCGTCGTCGCCGAGAAGACGCTCACGCTCACCCGCGACTCGCTCGTCCGCTACGCCGGCGCCTCGGGCGACTTCAACCCGATCCACTACCGCGACGACGTCGCGACGTCGGTCGGCCTGCCCGGCGTGCTCGCGCACGGCATGCTCACGATGGGCGTGGCCGTGCAGCCCGTCGTCGACTGGCTGGCCTCCGAGTCCGGGCCGGGCGTCGGCGGCTGGGTCGCCGACTACCAGGTCCGCTTCACCCGACCCGTCGTCGTCGACCCCGAGACCGGTGCCGAGCTCACGATCTCGGCGAAGCTCGGGCAGGTCGACGAAGCCGCGAAGACCGCGCGCGTCGACCTCACCGTGACCTTCGACGGCCAGACCGTGCTCGGCAAGGCCCAGGTGCGAGTGGCCTGGGCGTGA
- a CDS encoding UDP-N-acetylmuramate dehydrogenase, whose product MSDAAAPGQPVLADLTTIGVGGPAVRLVEPTTGDELLAAARDAFTSDEPWFVLGGGSNLVVADDGFDGTVIRVATRGIEVLSETDDGVRIRVAAGHPWDDLVAETVARGWSGIEALSGIPGSVGASPVQNIGAYGQEVSATVVSADFLDADTLEFVRVPRANMGLAYRTSVFKAGQSHPARPGVITAVEFELHNGGGVSEPVAYAQLASALGVALGDRVPVADVRDRVLALRASKGMVLDPADADTRSCGSFFTNPIVSPEALEGVPADAPRWESSPEAQDVAVPLGELPAPPPPPAPAAVKLSAAWLIEHSGIPRGFSLPGSRAAISSKHTLAITNRGGATAAEVTELARFVQSRVASEFGVLLHPEPILLGAFL is encoded by the coding sequence GTGAGCGACGCCGCCGCCCCGGGGCAGCCCGTCCTCGCCGACCTCACGACGATCGGCGTGGGTGGCCCGGCCGTCCGCCTGGTCGAGCCGACCACCGGCGACGAGCTGCTCGCCGCGGCGCGCGACGCGTTCACCTCCGACGAGCCGTGGTTCGTCCTCGGCGGGGGCTCGAACCTCGTCGTGGCCGACGACGGCTTCGACGGCACGGTGATCCGCGTGGCGACGCGAGGCATCGAGGTCCTTTCCGAGACCGACGACGGCGTCAGGATCCGCGTGGCGGCCGGCCACCCGTGGGACGACCTCGTCGCCGAGACCGTCGCCCGCGGCTGGTCGGGCATCGAGGCGCTCTCCGGCATCCCCGGCTCCGTCGGAGCGTCGCCCGTGCAGAACATCGGCGCCTACGGCCAGGAGGTCTCGGCCACCGTCGTCTCGGCCGACTTCCTCGACGCCGACACCCTGGAGTTCGTCCGAGTTCCGCGCGCGAACATGGGGCTCGCGTACCGCACCAGCGTGTTCAAGGCCGGCCAGTCGCATCCTGCGCGCCCCGGGGTCATCACCGCCGTCGAGTTCGAGCTGCACAACGGAGGCGGAGTCTCCGAGCCTGTCGCCTACGCCCAGCTCGCCTCGGCCCTCGGCGTCGCGCTCGGCGACCGTGTGCCCGTCGCGGATGTCCGTGACCGGGTGCTCGCCCTGCGCGCCTCGAAGGGCATGGTGCTCGACCCGGCCGACGCCGACACGCGCTCCTGCGGCTCGTTCTTCACCAACCCGATCGTGTCGCCCGAGGCGCTCGAAGGGGTGCCCGCCGACGCACCCCGGTGGGAGTCGAGCCCCGAGGCGCAGGATGTAGCGGTTCCCCTCGGCGAGCTCCCCGCCCCGCCACCGCCCCCGGCCCCCGCGGCCGTGAAGCTCTCGGCGGCGTGGCTGATCGAGCACTCGGGAATCCCGCGCGGCTTCTCCCTGCCCGGCTCGCGGGCGGCGATCTCGTCGAAGCACACTCTGGCGATCACGAACCGCGGGGGAGCGACGGCCGCCGAGGTGACGGAGCTCGCGCGCTTCGTGCAGAGCCGTGTGGCGTCGGAGTTCGGCGTGCTGCTGCACCCCGAGCCGATCCTGCTCGGGGCGTTCCTCTAG
- a CDS encoding ATP-binding cassette domain-containing protein yields MASRTHRPPSGGAPVIEARGLARTFVTRKGREKSEVKAVAGVDLTVSDGEIVGFLGPNGAGKTTTLRMLTTLLQPTAGTATVAGHDLLDDPVGVRRSIGYVSQSGSTSPVALAGEEIVDHGMLYGVSRAQAERRGRELFDQLDLDGLWGRKPSTMSGGQRRRLDIAMGLVHDPTLVFLDEPTTGLDPQARSNLWTHISDLREKRGSTVFLTTHYLDEADALCDRILVIDHGSIVASDTPEALKRGVAGDLVELVVADEASVRVAAERLAAAAGVSERSGDDTSVTVDERLVSARVRDAGARVPELLRALDADGIALESIEVRRPTLDDVFLDLTGRSLREGE; encoded by the coding sequence ATGGCTTCACGCACGCACAGGCCGCCCTCCGGCGGCGCCCCGGTCATCGAAGCGCGCGGTCTCGCACGCACGTTCGTCACCCGCAAGGGCCGGGAGAAGAGCGAGGTGAAAGCCGTCGCCGGCGTCGATCTCACGGTCTCCGACGGCGAGATCGTCGGCTTCCTCGGCCCCAACGGCGCCGGCAAGACCACGACGCTCCGCATGCTCACCACCCTGCTGCAGCCGACCGCGGGCACCGCGACGGTCGCCGGGCACGACCTCCTCGACGACCCGGTCGGCGTCCGGCGGTCGATCGGCTACGTGTCGCAGAGCGGCTCGACGTCGCCGGTCGCCCTCGCGGGGGAGGAGATCGTCGACCACGGCATGCTCTACGGCGTCTCGCGAGCTCAGGCCGAGCGCCGCGGCCGCGAGCTCTTCGACCAGCTCGACCTCGACGGCCTCTGGGGCCGCAAGCCGTCGACCATGTCGGGCGGCCAGCGGCGGCGCCTCGACATCGCGATGGGCCTCGTCCACGACCCCACGCTGGTGTTCCTCGACGAGCCGACCACCGGCCTCGACCCGCAGGCCCGCTCGAACCTCTGGACCCACATCTCCGACCTCCGCGAGAAGCGCGGCAGCACGGTGTTCCTCACGACGCACTACCTCGACGAGGCCGACGCGCTCTGCGACCGGATCCTCGTGATCGACCACGGCTCGATCGTCGCCAGCGACACCCCGGAGGCCCTCAAGCGCGGTGTCGCCGGCGACCTCGTCGAGCTGGTGGTCGCCGACGAGGCCTCCGTCCGAGTGGCCGCCGAGCGCCTCGCGGCGGCGGCCGGCGTCTCCGAGCGATCGGGGGACGACACGTCGGTGACGGTCGACGAGCGGCTGGTCTCGGCGCGCGTGCGAGACGCCGGAGCGCGTGTGCCCGAGCTCCTGCGGGCCCTGGATGCCGACGGCATCGCGCTCGAGTCGATCGAGGTGAGGCGGCCCACCCTCGACGATGTGTTCCTCGACCTCACCGGCCGCTCGCTGCGAGAGGGGGAGTGA
- a CDS encoding ABC transporter permease, with product MTASFWRETGIVFRRQMRIALRNPAWVIIGLVQPILYLCLFGPLLKPLAGQLGTTNAYTLFVPGLLIQLGIFGALFAGFSLIAEWRAGVIEAERVTPASRTALLFGRILRDVLQLFVQGVVLIGLGFAFGLRGNLVGMFFGLILTVALGTACAAASNAIALTTKSEDVMAPLINSVALPVLLLSGILLPMTIAPQWLQTVSDIIPTKHIVDAVRELFSGAWTLELLWGVLWTVVLVTAALWWGTRTFRRENA from the coding sequence ATGACCGCCTCGTTCTGGCGCGAGACCGGCATCGTGTTCCGCCGGCAGATGCGCATCGCGCTCCGCAACCCCGCGTGGGTGATCATCGGGCTCGTGCAGCCGATCCTCTACCTCTGCCTGTTCGGGCCGCTGCTCAAGCCGCTGGCCGGCCAGCTCGGCACGACCAACGCCTACACGCTGTTCGTGCCCGGCCTGCTCATCCAGCTCGGCATCTTCGGGGCCCTGTTCGCCGGGTTCAGCCTCATCGCCGAGTGGCGTGCCGGCGTGATCGAGGCCGAGCGCGTGACGCCCGCGAGCCGCACGGCGCTGCTGTTCGGGCGGATCCTGCGCGATGTCCTGCAGCTCTTCGTGCAGGGCGTGGTGCTGATCGGCCTCGGCTTCGCGTTCGGTCTCCGGGGCAACCTCGTCGGCATGTTCTTCGGGCTGATCCTCACCGTCGCCCTCGGCACGGCCTGCGCCGCCGCGTCCAACGCGATCGCGCTGACGACGAAGAGCGAAGACGTCATGGCGCCCCTCATCAACAGCGTGGCGCTGCCCGTCCTGCTGCTCTCGGGAATCCTGCTGCCGATGACCATCGCACCGCAGTGGCTTCAGACCGTGAGCGACATCATCCCGACGAAGCACATCGTCGACGCCGTGCGCGAGCTGTTCTCGGGCGCGTGGACCCTCGAGCTGCTCTGGGGCGTGCTGTGGACCGTCGTACTCGTCACCGCCGCCCTCTGGTGGGGCACCCGCACGTTCAGGAGAGAGAACGCCTAA
- a CDS encoding pyridoxal phosphate-dependent aminotransferase, with amino-acid sequence MNSSAQTTPSSATAHPRLSARIAAIAESATLKVDAKAKALQADGKHVISYAAGEPNFPTPDHIVEAAVAAARDPKNHRYTPAAGLPDLRQAIAEKTLRDSGTHVTASQVIVTNGGKQAVYQSFAAIVDDGDEVILPTPYWTTYPEAVKLAGGVPVEVFAGSDQGYLVTVEQLEAARTDRTKVLLFVSPSNPTGAVYSEEQTRAIGEWALEHGIWVITDEIYQNLVYDGVKAVSITQAVPELADTAILVNGVAKTYAMTGWRVGWMIAPADVTKAASNLQSHLSSNVSNISQRAAIAALTGSQESVETMRQAFDARRQVIVRELNRIDGVNCPTPEGAFYVYPDVTGLLGREWGGVTPTTSLELADLILDQAEVATVPGEAFGPSGFLRLSYALGDDDLLEGVQRLQKLFA; translated from the coding sequence GTGAACAGCTCGGCCCAGACCACGCCCTCGTCCGCCACCGCACACCCTCGCCTCAGCGCCCGCATCGCCGCGATCGCTGAGTCGGCGACCCTCAAGGTCGATGCCAAGGCGAAGGCGCTGCAGGCCGACGGCAAGCACGTCATCAGCTACGCGGCCGGCGAGCCGAACTTCCCGACGCCCGACCACATCGTCGAGGCCGCTGTCGCCGCGGCCCGCGACCCGAAGAACCACCGCTACACGCCCGCCGCCGGGCTCCCCGACCTGCGCCAGGCCATCGCCGAGAAGACGCTGCGCGACTCCGGCACTCACGTGACCGCCTCGCAGGTGATCGTCACGAACGGCGGCAAGCAGGCCGTCTACCAGTCGTTCGCGGCGATCGTCGACGACGGCGACGAGGTGATCCTGCCCACCCCGTACTGGACCACCTACCCCGAGGCCGTGAAGCTCGCCGGGGGTGTGCCCGTCGAGGTGTTCGCGGGGTCCGACCAGGGCTACCTGGTGACCGTCGAGCAGCTCGAGGCCGCACGCACCGACCGCACGAAGGTGCTCCTGTTCGTGTCGCCGTCGAACCCGACCGGCGCCGTGTACTCGGAGGAGCAGACGCGAGCCATCGGCGAGTGGGCGCTCGAGCACGGCATCTGGGTGATCACCGACGAGATCTATCAGAACCTCGTCTACGACGGCGTCAAGGCCGTCTCGATCACGCAGGCGGTGCCGGAGCTCGCCGACACGGCGATCCTGGTGAACGGCGTCGCGAAGACCTACGCCATGACCGGCTGGCGCGTGGGCTGGATGATCGCGCCCGCAGACGTCACCAAGGCGGCCTCGAACCTGCAGTCGCACCTGTCGTCGAACGTGTCGAACATCTCGCAGCGCGCGGCCATCGCGGCACTCACGGGCTCGCAGGAGTCGGTGGAGACCATGCGCCAGGCCTTCGACGCGAGGCGCCAGGTGATCGTCCGCGAGCTCAACAGGATCGACGGCGTGAACTGCCCGACCCCCGAGGGCGCCTTCTACGTCTACCCCGACGTGACCGGGCTGCTCGGCCGCGAGTGGGGCGGCGTCACGCCGACGACGTCGCTCGAGCTCGCCGACCTGATCCTCGACCAGGCCGAGGTCGCGACCGTGCCCGGCGAGGCGTTCGGGCCCAGCGGGTTCCTCCGCCTCTCGTACGCGCTCGGCGACGACGACCTGCTCGAGGGCGTGCAGCGCCTCCAGAAGCTCTTCGCTTAG
- the secE gene encoding preprotein translocase subunit SecE yields MARKDVDVPDEDVVAIARADGAARRGRFARIALFIRQVINELKKVVTPTRRELFGFTGVVLVFVVIMMALVFGLDTLFGFVVQYVFGNGVNAS; encoded by the coding sequence GTGGCGAGAAAAGACGTTGACGTTCCCGACGAGGACGTCGTCGCGATCGCGAGGGCCGACGGCGCCGCGCGTCGTGGGCGTTTCGCGCGGATCGCGCTGTTCATCCGCCAGGTCATCAACGAACTGAAGAAGGTCGTCACCCCGACGCGCCGCGAGCTGTTCGGCTTCACCGGTGTCGTGCTCGTGTTCGTCGTCATCATGATGGCGCTCGTCTTCGGTCTCGACACCCTGTTCGGTTTCGTCGTGCAGTACGTCTTCGGAAACGGCGTCAACGCCTCGTAA
- the nusG gene encoding transcription termination/antitermination protein NusG has protein sequence MPKNERDDIDLATAAEQSSEVEEVQEGSSQTADEDSVEAAEQRALEIDETNAEGTDAITNLDDLLDSLDQSEDEQADAVVDDALQVNTADDAEAAIEATEDEEEVDEEDEAEVDPYEAFRYELRGKPGKWYVIHSYAGFERRVKQNIENRMVSMTMEDFIYQVEVPMEDVVEIKNGQRKLVTRVRIPGYVLVRMDLNEDSWSVVRHTPGVTGFVGNAHNPTPLRFEEAFNMLKSLVQVQEAAPAAKGSSKGAKAAQRVIPAEVDFEIGETITIKEGSFAGLPGTINEIKPESGKLTVLVSLFERETPVELSFDQVTKL, from the coding sequence TTGCCCAAGAACGAGCGCGACGACATCGATCTCGCCACCGCCGCCGAGCAGTCCTCGGAGGTCGAGGAGGTCCAGGAGGGCTCCTCGCAGACCGCCGACGAGGACAGCGTCGAGGCCGCCGAGCAGCGGGCCCTCGAGATCGACGAGACGAACGCCGAGGGCACCGACGCGATCACGAACCTCGACGACCTGCTCGACTCGCTCGACCAGTCGGAGGACGAGCAGGCCGACGCCGTCGTCGACGACGCTCTCCAGGTGAACACCGCCGACGACGCCGAGGCCGCCATCGAGGCGACCGAGGACGAGGAAGAGGTCGACGAGGAGGACGAGGCCGAGGTCGACCCGTACGAGGCCTTCCGCTACGAGCTCCGCGGCAAGCCGGGCAAGTGGTACGTCATCCACTCCTACGCGGGCTTCGAGCGCCGCGTGAAGCAGAACATCGAGAACCGCATGGTCTCGATGACCATGGAGGACTTCATCTACCAGGTGGAGGTCCCGATGGAAGACGTCGTCGAGATCAAGAACGGCCAGCGCAAGCTCGTCACGCGCGTCCGCATCCCCGGCTACGTGCTCGTCCGCATGGACCTCAACGAGGACTCCTGGTCGGTCGTCCGCCACACCCCGGGCGTCACGGGCTTCGTGGGCAACGCCCACAACCCCACGCCGCTCCGCTTCGAGGAGGCCTTCAACATGCTGAAGAGCCTCGTCCAGGTGCAGGAGGCCGCCCCGGCCGCCAAGGGCTCGTCGAAGGGCGCGAAGGCCGCCCAGCGGGTCATCCCGGCCGAGGTCGACTTCGAGATCGGCGAGACGATCACCATCAAGGAGGGCTCGTTCGCCGGCCTTCCCGGAACGATCAACGAGATCAAGCCCGAATCGGGTAAGCTCACTGTGCTCGTTTCGCTGTTCGAGCGTGAGACGCCTGTCGAGCTGTCGTTCGACCAGGTCACGAAGCTCTGA
- the rplK gene encoding 50S ribosomal protein L11: protein MAPKKKVTGLIKLQINAGAANPAPPIGPALGQHGVNIMEFCKAYNAATESQRGNVIPVEITVYEDRSFTFILKTPPAAELIKKAAGLAKGSATPHTVKVGKLTMDQVREIAQTKQADLNANDIDAAAKIIAGTARSMGITVDA, encoded by the coding sequence ATGGCACCGAAAAAGAAGGTCACTGGTCTGATCAAGCTTCAGATCAACGCCGGCGCCGCGAACCCCGCCCCGCCCATCGGCCCGGCCCTGGGTCAGCACGGCGTGAACATCATGGAGTTCTGCAAGGCGTACAATGCGGCCACCGAGTCGCAGCGCGGCAACGTGATCCCCGTCGAGATCACCGTCTACGAGGACCGCTCGTTCACCTTCATCCTGAAGACCCCGCCGGCCGCCGAGCTCATCAAGAAGGCCGCCGGCCTCGCCAAGGGCTCCGCCACGCCGCACACCGTCAAGGTGGGCAAGCTGACGATGGACCAGGTCCGCGAGATCGCCCAGACCAAGCAGGCCGACCTCAACGCGAACGACATCGACGCCGCGGCGAAGATCATCGCCGGCACCGCCCGCTCCATGGGCATCACGGTCGACGCGTAG
- the rplA gene encoding 50S ribosomal protein L1, translating to MAQKSKAYRAAAEKIEAGKLYTPSEAVAVARETGSKKFDSTVEVALKLGVDPRKADQMVRGTVILPHGTGKTARVIVFATGAAAEAAIAAGADEVGGDELIEKVAGGYTAFDSAVSTPELMGKVGRLGKVLGPRGLMPNPKTGTVTPNVGQAVSDIKGGKIEFRVDKHANVHFVVGKAGFTTEQLNENIDAALEEVIRLKPSSSKGRYITKGTVSTTFGPGIPLDINAL from the coding sequence ATGGCTCAGAAGTCCAAGGCGTACCGCGCCGCTGCCGAGAAGATCGAGGCAGGCAAGCTCTACACCCCGTCCGAGGCCGTCGCGGTCGCCCGTGAGACCGGCTCGAAGAAGTTCGACTCGACCGTCGAGGTCGCGCTGAAGCTCGGCGTCGACCCGCGCAAGGCGGACCAGATGGTGCGCGGCACCGTCATCCTGCCGCACGGCACCGGCAAGACCGCCCGCGTCATCGTCTTCGCGACGGGCGCTGCGGCCGAGGCCGCCATCGCGGCCGGCGCCGACGAGGTCGGCGGCGACGAGCTCATCGAGAAGGTCGCCGGCGGCTACACCGCGTTCGACTCGGCCGTCTCGACCCCCGAGCTCATGGGCAAGGTCGGTCGTCTCGGCAAGGTGCTCGGCCCGCGCGGCCTCATGCCCAACCCGAAGACCGGCACGGTCACCCCGAACGTCGGCCAGGCCGTCAGCGACATCAAGGGCGGAAAGATCGAGTTCCGCGTCGACAAGCACGCCAACGTGCACTTCGTCGTGGGCAAGGCCGGCTTCACCACCGAGCAGCTCAACGAGAACATCGACGCCGCTCTCGAAGAGGTCATCCGCCTCAAGCCGTCCTCGTCGAAGGGCCGCTACATCACCAAGGGCACCGTCTCGACCACCTTCGGTCCTGGCATCCCGCTCGACATCAACGCGCTGTAG
- a CDS encoding NADP-dependent oxidoreductase gives MKTTTERPTLTATMRAMVITENGEPDVLTEATIATPSRLGSEVLVRVIAAGVNPLDADARAGRVGSCGTPELPAVLGCDFSGVVVESPYAACTLKPGVEVYGVASVPRAAGTYAEYVSVPLLSVARKPASLSHVEAAAVPLAALTAWGIVVDVAKAHEGQRILVHAAAGGVGHFVVQFAAYFGAHVIATASTRNASWLRQLGAAQVVDYTAGLFEDEVPVVDVVIDLVDDDDVALRSIEVLRLGGTMIHVPPREVPGLQDRANGAGARLTGYETAPDATCLAIIARLIDSGDVTVYVDDVYDLEDVADAHRRLAQHHTRGKLVLRVADE, from the coding sequence ATGAAGACGACGACCGAAAGGCCGACCCTGACCGCCACGATGCGAGCCATGGTCATCACCGAGAACGGCGAGCCGGACGTGCTCACCGAGGCGACCATCGCGACGCCGAGCCGCCTCGGGTCGGAGGTGCTCGTCCGCGTGATCGCGGCCGGGGTCAACCCGCTCGACGCCGATGCGCGCGCCGGACGCGTCGGCTCCTGCGGCACCCCGGAGCTGCCCGCGGTGCTCGGCTGCGACTTCTCGGGCGTCGTCGTCGAGAGTCCGTATGCCGCCTGCACGCTGAAGCCCGGCGTCGAGGTCTACGGCGTCGCGTCGGTGCCCCGTGCGGCGGGCACATACGCCGAGTACGTGAGCGTGCCGCTGCTCTCGGTTGCGAGGAAGCCGGCGTCGCTCTCGCACGTGGAGGCCGCGGCAGTGCCGCTGGCCGCGCTCACCGCGTGGGGCATCGTCGTCGATGTGGCCAAGGCGCACGAGGGCCAGCGGATCCTGGTGCACGCGGCCGCCGGTGGCGTGGGTCACTTTGTGGTCCAGTTCGCCGCCTACTTCGGCGCGCACGTGATCGCCACGGCCTCGACGCGCAACGCCTCGTGGCTGCGTCAGCTCGGCGCGGCCCAGGTGGTCGACTACACGGCCGGTCTGTTCGAGGACGAAGTGCCGGTCGTCGACGTCGTGATCGACCTCGTCGACGACGACGACGTCGCGCTGCGATCGATCGAGGTGCTGAGGCTCGGGGGCACCATGATCCACGTTCCTCCGCGCGAGGTGCCGGGGCTGCAGGATCGAGCGAACGGCGCCGGGGCGAGGCTCACCGGCTACGAGACCGCCCCCGACGCCACGTGCCTCGCGATCATCGCGCGCCTGATCGACTCGGGCGACGTGACCGTCTACGTCGACGACGTGTACGACCTCGAGGACGTCGCGGACGCCCACCGTCGGCTCGCGCAGCACCACACCCGGGGCAAGCTCGTGCTGCGGGTCGCCGACGAGTAG